In Thermoplasmata archaeon, the following proteins share a genomic window:
- a CDS encoding 1,4-alpha-glucan branching protein domain-containing protein translates to MSEGALSFVLHAHIPYVRKAGVWPFGEEWLFEVMASSYIPVLRALESIPRPRRPLLTISLTPVLLEQLCDGYMKQRFEQYLYHRIDLCAKDVDRHRDRPERRALAQMYETRYHSTLVDFRDRMGRDLAGEFRKLEEEGRVELMTSAATHAYLPLLGTESAIRAQIRAGTEAHRRAFGKNPEGIWLPECGYRPAGVWREPGSGREVQRPGLESFLAEEGIRYFIVDHHTIEGGRAGGVYWERFPFLARPRGPDGSVERAPSGRSTFRPYIVGSGGTPVAVLGRNERTGLQVWSADWGYPGDGWYREFHKRDSVSGLQYWRVTDRQSRDLGTKQLYEPDKVGPRLEEHSAHFAGLAASLLKEHAGEGAPVIVAPYDLELFGHWWYEGVRWLTMVLEKLPAAGVEALSCGAYLAEHPPSEEISLPESSWGAGGDHRVWLNPDTEWMWREIHQAERWMEEAARRHSGDPSKRELLAQAARELMLLEASDWEFLVSTFQAREYAVERFRGHLERFAALRAAVEGQGQAELDRLRDMDNIFPWLEPGLYI, encoded by the coding sequence GTGAGCGAAGGGGCCCTGAGCTTCGTCCTCCACGCCCACATACCCTATGTGAGGAAGGCGGGCGTCTGGCCATTCGGCGAGGAGTGGCTCTTCGAAGTCATGGCCAGCTCCTACATCCCCGTCCTCAGGGCGCTCGAGTCGATCCCCAGACCCCGCAGGCCCCTCCTCACGATCAGCCTGACACCCGTGCTCCTCGAGCAGCTCTGCGACGGCTACATGAAGCAAAGGTTCGAGCAGTACCTCTACCACAGAATCGATCTCTGCGCCAAGGACGTCGACCGCCACAGGGACAGGCCCGAGAGGAGGGCGCTGGCTCAGATGTACGAGACCCGCTACCACTCCACCCTCGTCGACTTCAGGGACAGGATGGGCAGAGACCTCGCGGGCGAATTCAGGAAACTAGAAGAGGAGGGCAGGGTCGAGCTGATGACATCCGCCGCAACCCACGCCTACCTCCCCCTGCTCGGGACCGAGAGCGCGATTCGGGCCCAGATTCGGGCTGGGACGGAGGCGCACCGCAGGGCCTTCGGCAAGAACCCGGAGGGCATCTGGCTCCCCGAGTGCGGCTACAGGCCCGCGGGAGTGTGGAGGGAGCCGGGGAGCGGGCGCGAGGTTCAGAGGCCGGGGCTCGAGAGCTTTCTTGCAGAGGAGGGAATTCGGTACTTCATTGTCGACCATCACACGATCGAGGGCGGGAGGGCCGGGGGGGTCTACTGGGAGAGGTTCCCATTCCTGGCGAGGCCCCGGGGACCGGACGGGAGCGTCGAGAGGGCCCCTTCGGGGAGGAGCACCTTCAGGCCCTATATCGTAGGCTCCGGGGGCACACCGGTCGCCGTGCTTGGGAGGAACGAGAGGACCGGGCTGCAGGTCTGGAGCGCGGACTGGGGCTACCCCGGCGACGGCTGGTACCGCGAGTTCCACAAGAGGGATTCCGTCAGCGGCCTTCAGTACTGGAGGGTGACCGACAGGCAGTCCCGCGACCTCGGGACGAAGCAGCTCTACGAGCCGGATAAAGTCGGGCCGAGGCTCGAGGAGCACAGCGCGCACTTCGCCGGGCTCGCGGCCTCCCTTCTAAAGGAGCACGCGGGCGAGGGGGCGCCGGTCATCGTCGCTCCCTACGACCTCGAGCTATTCGGGCACTGGTGGTACGAGGGCGTCAGGTGGCTGACGATGGTTCTGGAGAAGCTCCCGGCCGCGGGCGTCGAGGCGCTCTCGTGCGGCGCGTATCTCGCGGAGCACCCGCCCTCGGAGGAGATATCCCTGCCGGAGAGCTCGTGGGGCGCGGGCGGGGACCACAGGGTCTGGCTCAACCCGGACACGGAGTGGATGTGGAGGGAAATCCATCAGGCCGAGCGATGGATGGAGGAGGCGGCGCGCCGCCACTCGGGAGACCCTTCGAAGAGGGAGCTGCTCGCTCAGGCCGCGCGCGAGCTGATGCTGCTCGAGGCGAGCGACTGGGAGTTCCTCGTCTCGACGTTCCAGGCGAGAGAGTACGCCGTGGAGAGGTTCAGGGGGCATCTGGAGCGCTTCGCCGCGCTCA
- a CDS encoding NDP-sugar synthase, with the protein MDVVVMAAGRGTRLLPLTVSRPKPMIPFLNTPLIDYILHDIARLRADRVFMLVDYMQEQLMRHCGDGSRYGLRIGYYTDNEPYGTAGACNKIVRELDSPFLVVSADIVTNLNLRELIAFHESKGGIASIALSRVDNPCQYGIALLDEEKRIRRFLEKPSRDQAFSNTVNTGVYVLETEAFREVPPGTRFDFSRDFFPRLIQKDAPVYGYEFSEYWNDLGLPGTYLSASEDALKGKLRLRGLHPRGAPFTNGERTLISGRNCVIHGSIHVDGFAILGNDVEVGKNVEISRSIVWSGTRIGDGVRLRETIIGEGCELGPGTLFETGCVAGDRCIVGEGCRIGTNIKLWYGSRLGPGTVMIPDQ; encoded by the coding sequence ATGGACGTCGTTGTGATGGCGGCCGGGAGGGGCACTAGGCTCCTTCCTCTGACGGTTAGCAGGCCCAAGCCCATGATTCCCTTCCTCAACACCCCCCTGATCGACTACATTCTCCACGATATCGCTCGGCTGAGGGCCGACAGGGTATTCATGCTGGTTGACTACATGCAGGAGCAGTTGATGAGGCACTGCGGCGACGGCTCGAGATACGGGCTGCGCATCGGTTACTACACGGACAACGAGCCCTATGGAACCGCCGGCGCGTGCAATAAAATCGTCAGGGAGCTCGACTCGCCATTCCTCGTTGTTTCTGCCGATATCGTGACCAACTTGAACCTGAGGGAGCTCATCGCCTTTCACGAGAGCAAGGGCGGAATCGCTTCGATCGCCCTCTCGAGGGTCGATAACCCTTGCCAGTACGGCATCGCCCTTCTGGACGAGGAGAAGAGGATAAGGCGCTTCCTAGAGAAGCCCTCCCGGGACCAGGCGTTCAGCAACACCGTGAACACGGGGGTCTACGTGCTCGAAACGGAGGCCTTCAGGGAGGTACCCCCCGGCACACGGTTCGACTTCTCTAGGGACTTCTTCCCGAGACTGATTCAGAAGGATGCGCCGGTGTACGGCTACGAGTTCTCCGAGTACTGGAACGACCTCGGCCTCCCGGGGACCTACCTCTCCGCGAGCGAGGACGCTCTTAAGGGAAAGCTCAGGCTCAGGGGCCTCCACCCCCGCGGCGCGCCCTTCACGAACGGCGAGAGGACTCTCATCAGCGGCCGCAACTGCGTGATTCACGGCAGCATCCATGTCGACGGCTTCGCGATACTCGGGAACGACGTCGAGGTCGGGAAGAACGTGGAGATATCGAGGTCGATAGTGTGGTCCGGGACGAGGATCGGCGACGGCGTGCGGCTCAGGGAGACGATCATCGGCGAGGGCTGCGAGCTCGGCCCCGGCACGCTCTTCGAGACGGGCTGCGTCGCCGGCGACAGGTGCATCGTGGGTGAGGGCTGCAGGATAGGAACAAATATAAAGCTGTGGTACGGCTCCAGGCTGGGCCCGGGGACGGTGATGATACCGGACCAGTGA
- the coaT gene encoding choice-of-anchor T family protein: MRGYRFAPLALLALIIVGTGICAAPARASPNPIPVMSLQLTPSGAVAAPDPVAPGFAQLSGTISIDKIPGERLAVYITGTVDTGWQVQCSPSVLLLTTNKMSDFTATVVVPPATPASSVGILRVEAQAQGLGFFLRAVAEALVTVRPYYRVFLDSPMPYKEITPGAKTSFVLEVQNWGNSMDTFDIEISNAAELAYRGWLISFSVSSASRIAPMGTKRIAMYVQSPMVFTPWKAEATLILIRASSQNSGDTGELVEQSFIFVVYERGVYINEPGWALIAFVILLAVLGSYLAVWRRRKRRVAPAEGSGDAGSSADED; this comes from the coding sequence ATGAGAGGCTATAGGTTCGCCCCGCTCGCGCTGCTGGCCCTGATCATCGTGGGCACAGGCATCTGCGCTGCACCTGCGCGGGCGAGTCCCAACCCGATTCCCGTGATGTCCCTCCAGCTCACGCCCTCTGGGGCAGTCGCGGCGCCGGACCCTGTGGCGCCGGGCTTCGCGCAGCTCTCCGGGACCATATCCATCGATAAAATCCCGGGGGAGAGGCTGGCGGTCTACATCACTGGCACCGTGGACACGGGTTGGCAGGTCCAATGCTCCCCCAGCGTCCTCCTACTCACCACGAACAAGATGAGTGACTTTACCGCCACCGTCGTGGTCCCGCCCGCCACTCCCGCCAGCTCCGTCGGCATCCTGAGGGTCGAGGCCCAAGCGCAGGGCCTGGGATTCTTCCTGAGGGCGGTCGCGGAGGCCCTCGTGACCGTCAGGCCATACTACAGAGTCTTCCTCGACTCGCCCATGCCCTACAAGGAGATAACCCCAGGCGCGAAGACCTCATTCGTACTCGAGGTCCAGAACTGGGGGAACTCCATGGACACCTTCGACATAGAAATCTCCAACGCGGCCGAGCTCGCGTACCGCGGCTGGCTCATCTCCTTCTCCGTCTCCTCCGCCTCCCGCATAGCGCCGATGGGCACGAAGCGCATAGCGATGTATGTCCAGTCCCCGATGGTCTTCACACCGTGGAAGGCCGAGGCGACACTGATTCTCATCAGGGCTTCCTCGCAAAATTCAGGCGACACGGGGGAGCTCGTGGAGCAGTCTTTCATATTCGTCGTCTACGAGAGGGGGGTATACATCAACGAGCCTGGCTGGGCCCTCATCGCCTTTGTGATTCTGCTAGCCGTGCTGGGGTCTTATTTAGCTGTCTGGAGGAGGAGAAAGCGGCGCGTGGCACCGGCAGAGGGCAGCGGGGACGCGGGGAGTAGCGCGGACGAGGACTGA